AGCGGACGACACGGCCGCGGACTACCGCAACTGGTTCGACGTCTCGGCCGGCGGCGTGTTGCTGCAAGGCGACAAAGCGGCTTACCAGCGCCGATACGGGCTGCCTGGCAGCGCTTTTGGCGGCGTGGAAAGTTTTCATTACGAGCAGGACGTGGGCAAGAAGGGTCTCTTCTCCATCGAGGGGCGAGGCATCTTCGACACCGATGACTATTCGCTGAAACTCGAGTTGTCCAATCCGGAGATCGGCTATCTTCGCGCCGGATACAAGGAGTTCCGGTCTTGGTTCGACGGCAGCGGCGGGTACTTTCCCAGGAACGGCCAATGGTTCTCGATCTACGATGAAGAGTTGACGCTAGACCGTGGCGAAGCGTGGTTCGAAGGCGGCCTCACGCTGCCGGACAAACCGGAACTCACGTTCCGATACAGCCATCAATTCCGGGATGGACGCAAGGACTCGACGATTTGGGGCGACTCCAACACCACCGGCGGAGCGGGCGCGCGCGGCATTGTCCCGGCGTTTAGAGACCTTGACGAGGAGCGGGACATTTTTGCGGCCGACGTGAAGCACAAGATCGGCAACACTGACCTCGGCGCCGGCTTGCGCTACGAATTCTCCAAGAACGACAATTCGCTCAATATTCGGCGGCGCCCCGGTGAAGCCACCGGCGATCGCGTCCTCACCCACCGCGAAGGAGTGGACACCGACCTGTTCAACGCCCACGCCTTTACAGAGACTCGGCTGAACGAGAAAGTCCTCGTCACCACCGGTTATTCGTTCACGACTCTCGATACGGATATCTCCGGCAGCCGCATTTACGGCGCGGACTACGATCCGATCTACGACCCGCTCTTTGCGCGGCGGCAGCAGCGGGACGAAGGTTTCTTCGGTTTGACCGGCGGCGCGCAAGTCAAACAACACGTGGGCAACTTCAATCTGATGCTCACGCCCTGGAGCGGTTGGGCCATTGTGCCGTCGGTGCGCGTGGAGAAACAGGACCTGGACGGAGTGGCGGAATTCACCGAAACGAACGTGGGCGCAGGCCCGGCGTTCGCGGCGGTCTCCGAGGGTTTGCTGAACTTGCGCGAGCGCGGATTTCTGGATGTATCGCAGAGCCTGGAAGCGCGTTACACCGGCCTCACGAACTGGACCTTTTATGCGCGAGCCGAGTTGCTCGAAGGCGAAGGCGATTTGATGGAGCGCGAACTGGAAGCGACCACAGGCGTGGTGGATCTGGTCCGGGACACGGACTCGACCCGTTTTACCCAGAAATACGTCGCCGGCGCCAACTGGTATCCGATCCGGCGCCTCAATATGGGGGCGCAGTACTACCATAAGATCCGGGAGAACAGTTACGACCACCTCCTCGATACGCCGGCTACCAATGCGCCGCCGTCCTCCAATCGCTATCCGGCGTTTTTCCGGGACCAGAATTTCGAGACGGACGACGTGAACGTGCGGGTGACAATGCGTCCGCTGGACAATGTGACTCTGGTCAGCCGATACGATTTCCAGCTTTCGACCATCGAGACCATCGGAGATTACCTGGCGCCGGTCCAGAGCGCCGAGGCGCGCAGCCATATTCTGAGCCAAAGCGTGTCGTGGACTCCGATCCCCCGGCTCTACTTGCAAGCGAGCCTCAATTATGTTTGGGACAAGACCCAATCGCCCACAGCCCGGTCCGTGCCCGGCACGAACCTGGTGTCGAACGTGGACAACAGTTACTGGAATGCAACAGCCGCGGCGGGCTACGCGCTGTCGGACAAGACCGATTTGCAGGCGCAGTACTTCTATTATCGCGCGGACAACTACGCGGATGACTCCCAATTCACCCAGCCTTACGGCGTCGGCGCTGAAGAGCACGGCGTCACCGCTGCGATCATCCATCGCATTCGGAAGAACCTCGTCAGCACGGTGAAATACGGCTACTTCCAGAATCGGGACGAAACCTCCGGCGGCCACAACGACTACGAAGCTCACCTGGTTTACTCGAGCTTGCGGTACTTGTTCTAAATTTAACGCACGCCTTGACCTGGGGACCGCACGCGCCCCCGCGTGCTGTGGTCGGCGCCCTCGCCGACCACACTCTTCCGTCAAGAAATGCGATCGTCTGATGGCGCGGCTTCTACGACTTTCCGATCGGCGAGGCTCCGGTGTATGCGTTTAGCGTAGCGCAGATTTCAATCTATCAGTATCGCCCGAAATCGTCGCGCGCCGCGACGATTCCCGGAGCGCGGACAGCCTTGTCCGCGCGCTGCTTGCCTCTGCGGACGACTCGCGGACATGGCTGTCCGCGCTCCTTTGGTTGCGGCCACGCCGCGCTGCGCCGTATTCGCGGAATCGCATTCCGCAAAACTCCGACAAGCTCAAGGGCTCTGGAGATCGCCGTAGCGAACCGATTGCAAATCGGCCGATCCGGGTCATTCCCCTTCAGCCTGCAACAGCTTGGGGAAAACACGCCAAGCCCAGACCAGCACGCCGCCGATCCAGGCGATCGCGCCGTAGTTATAGTGGGAAACCATAATCTTCGGCCAGAAATCGCCGCTGACGCGCGTCGCCATGCCGAGCAGCATCAGGCCGACCGCGATCAGAAGCCAGCCATGGCGTTCCCGCAGCTTGGGCAGATTGCCGCTGTGGCCAAAGACAACCCGCGTGGCGACGGTGAACGTCATGACAGCAAAGCCGCCGATCAACGTCAGGTGCAGCAGGCTCACGCGATAAGCCGGAACCAGCGCGATCAGAATAAATCCGCCGACCAGAGCGGCGAACGCGATTCGCAACGACGTGGCCAGCGCGTTGCCTGCCTCGGTTCCGCGCCTGGAAAATGGAAATTCCAGGGCGAGGTAACCCAGGGCCGTCGCAAATCGAACCGCATAGGCCGAGCGATGCCAGCCTTCGACCTCCAGGAAGAACGACGCCACGATCACGATTCCCGCAACCAGCGCCCGGGCCGCTTTCTTCCGCCATTCGGCCGAGGGGGCGAGCATTTCGGGAAAATCATGCGAGCTCTTCTGCCCGAAGAACCGCGGCAAAATGAATGGCCCCACGCCGAGAATCGGAAGCAGCACGAATCCCTGATACGACAGCAGCCGCTGCAAGAGGACCCAGTAAGCCCCGCCTTCCTCCCCGCCGGGCTGGAACACCGCCAGCGCGGCTCCGGAAAGCGCGCACGCGAAGGCCAATCCCACGAGCACGAACCCCGGCGGCGGCGTGTCCTGGCGTTTTCTCGCGCGGTTGAGCATCAGGACCGCGAACAGCGTCAATAGCGCCAGGAAGATTCGATCTCCCCAAAGTATCTTCTGCATCGCGTAGGCCGTTACCATCGAGACGTGCAGAGAGAGAATCAGCAGGACGTTGCGCAAGCCCAGCGGCTCGGCGGATAGCATGCGCGGCAGCGCCGTGCCGAGAAATCCAAAGACGAACGCTCCGAAAAATCCGGAGGCCATGATCCGCGCGTGGCCCTGGCCCGGATAGAAGCTGCTGAATCCCCAGAAATGCAGCGGCCACAGCAAAACCCCGGTAATCCCGGCCAGCACGCCGGTTGGGAAAAATATGCGAAACGGCTCCTGAGCCAGATCCGCAACGGTCGCGCGCCGTGATAAGCCTGCCATAGCCTGGTCTGTGTTCGCCCGCGGAGTTTCCGTAAGAGCGCTCCTGTTGCCAAGCGCGATCCGGATCCTCTTGTGAGCCTCGTGGTAGGGCGAGCATGTCCCCAGCGAGCCGAGGCGGCATGGACAAGTTCGTGTTGCATATGCAACATAGATTTGTCCATCGCAGCATCGCAGAGATGCGCTTGCACCGGACGTGTTCCGGGTACGTCGAGCGGCTCGCCGGGGCGGACTCGCCCTACCTCGCCTTACCGCCTGACCTTGCCAAGGATCGTTCACCTCGATAATTTTCCGGGCGTGGTCGATGCCGGAGATTCTTATGAAAATGATTCTGAAAGCCAGTCTGGTCGCGGCGCTTTGTTGCCTCGCCGGGACGGCCCTCGCCGCTGATTCCGCCGCGCTCTGGGACAAACATTGCGCCTCTTGCCACGCCAAGGATGGAAGCGGCAACACCCGCATGGGCAAGAAGGTCGGGGTCAAAGATTATCGTGACGCGAAAGTTCAGGAAGCGTTGAAGGATGACAAAGCCTTCAAAGCGATCAAAGAGGGTCTCACCGAGAAAGGCGAGGAGAAGATGAAGCCGCTCGGGGACAAGCTCACGGACGCGGAGATCATGGAGCTGATCAAATTCCTGCGCAGTTTGAAGAAGGCTCCTTAGGCCGCCCAAGAATCGCCAGGTCCATGAAAGGTTGTTGAAACCCCCTCCTCTTCCTCCTCGCCCCGTGAGGAACAAGAGGGGAGAGGATTGAGGAGAGGGGAAAAACCAATGAAGATGGCTCTCCTCTCCCCGTCCCTCTCCTCCCTTCGCAGGGAAGAGAGGGCGAATTCCAAGTTGCGATGACCGATTCCTCTGACAATCCACGCCACCCGCGCCTGGTGCGAAACTGGCTGAGCCTGGCGGGATTTATTCTCGCGATTGGGAGCTTCTTCGCTTTCGTGCTGCTGTTCGCCATCGACCTGATGGCCGAGCACCGCAATCCCTACATGGGCATCCTGACCTACGTGGTTGCGCCCGGCTTTCTGATCTCGGGGATGGCGCTCGTGGCCGCGGGCGTGATCCTGCACCGGTGGC
Above is a genomic segment from Verrucomicrobiota bacterium containing:
- a CDS encoding NnrS family protein, whose protein sequence is MRVLPLPSLAWQEAQCLSQSAAESAARAVPARQQSAATRLAFRIIFIRISGIDHARKIIEVNDPWQGQAVRRGRASPPRRAARRTRNTSGASASLRCCDGQIYVAYATRTCPCRLGSLGTCSPYHEAHKRIRIALGNRSALTETPRANTDQAMAGLSRRATVADLAQEPFRIFFPTGVLAGITGVLLWPLHFWGFSSFYPGQGHARIMASGFFGAFVFGFLGTALPRMLSAEPLGLRNVLLILSLHVSMVTAYAMQKILWGDRIFLALLTLFAVLMLNRARKRQDTPPPGFVLVGLAFACALSGAALAVFQPGGEEGGAYWVLLQRLLSYQGFVLLPILGVGPFILPRFFGQKSSHDFPEMLAPSAEWRKKAARALVAGIVIVASFFLEVEGWHRSAYAVRFATALGYLALEFPFSRRGTEAGNALATSLRIAFAALVGGFILIALVPAYRVSLLHLTLIGGFAVMTFTVATRVVFGHSGNLPKLRERHGWLLIAVGLMLLGMATRVSGDFWPKIMVSHYNYGAIAWIGGVLVWAWRVFPKLLQAEGE
- a CDS encoding cytochrome c; amino-acid sequence: MPEILMKMILKASLVAALCCLAGTALAADSAALWDKHCASCHAKDGSGNTRMGKKVGVKDYRDAKVQEALKDDKAFKAIKEGLTEKGEEKMKPLGDKLTDAEIMELIKFLRSLKKAP